ATATCTAAGAGCATATTCAGATAAAGCTGCATCTGTTTTTGAATTTCTTTATCGTACCCTAAAAAGTAGGTATCAATATCTTTTGAGTTAAGAATTAAGGTATAAAAACCGACAAGCCTATCATCAAAAAAATATCCGAAAATTTTAAAATTTTTATTCAGGCATTCTTTCATTTTTTCAAAATGATTTTCAGCGAGAAAAAAAGTATTGAAAGGAGCATTTTCAGCAACATTTTGATATAGAACATTCATGGTATGCTGATGCTTTCTGATATCAGATAAGCTCAGTTCCTGTTTTATAATGCCAAGTGATTTTTTCTTCGCAGATTTAGCTCTGTCGCGGTATTTTTTAGAAAAATCACTCAAATAATCATTGAAATTTTTCCAATTTTCCCTGAGCCTCATCATCATATTGGGCTGCACTGAAAACCTGAAATACGATTCGTGGTTTTTATCCTGAAAATATTTTACAAAATTAGACTGATAATCTTTATAAATAACCAAGTCTGTTTTTCGGATTTCCTTCTGCATTCTGCAGACGGCTTCGTCCAGAAGTGAAACCATCTTTTCTATGGTAACTTTCGAACCATCGAAATAAAACCCGTTTTGTCCCGTCAGCATATTATTTCCGAGAATCATCACATCTTTGCTGAATTGTCTGGCTGTAAAATTCCGCATATCACACAACATCTCATTTTTCTGAAACGTTTTATGCTGAAGAAAATCCAAATACTGAAACAAAGCGCCGCCAATCAATTGATCATCCTGAAAAAATCCGAAAAAAAAACATTCCATATTCTCTGGTTTCGAGACCTCAAGAACACAAAAATATTCTTTGGAAAGCATGATATTATGATTTCCAACGATGGCATTCCAATTTTCAGGCAAATCAGAAGTCTTACTGTAAATTTTCAAAGTATATGACATAAAAAAGGCTACGCAAAAGTAGCCTTATCTTTTAAATATGTTCAAATTATTTTTGTGTTACCCAATGAAAACCGTCTACCGCATACCAGCCGCAGATAATTCCGCCCATAATGGTGATGGTAATTGTCCAGTAAGCAGAATTAATCATCGTATATCTCCAGGATTTCCTTTCAAACATTGCATTGATTGCCGTCATCGGAAAAACAAATAAAAATCCTGCCATGAAAGAATGTAAAGCCCCGTGTCCAAAAGAGCGATAGGCCATTTTATAGTCTTTCATAAACGCGTGATAAGAATCATTAGCATTCAGCTCATCTCCGCCTACCATTCCCAGTGCTCCAAACTGATGAATAGTGACAAATTGAAGAAAAAGCCCCATCAATAAGGATAAAATCACAGAGAAAACAAAGACACCAATCATAGAGCCTTTCATTTTTTCTTCTGTCAATCCGGATTCTTCCATCCAGATTCTACCAAAAATTTTGGGATGATACCAGATAAATCCCATTATTAATGGAACAAGTGCAGCTACGAAAATAGCCCAATAGTTAATTTGCATCATAGTTTTAATTTTATAATATGTTATAATAAAGCTACATTAAAAATCAATACAAAATGTATTTAATTTAAAACATTGTTAATTTTAATCACAATATCACAATTAAAACACCATCCATTGAATAATAATTCAAACCCAATAGCAATTTGTTGTTTATTTCAACCACAAACAAAATTCAAAATCGCATATTCTCAGAGGCTTTATTTAAAAGTTTTCTTGTTACATTTTCGTACTTTTGCGGCTCAATTGAAATTAAATATCAAACCATTACATTCCAATGAATTACGTTTCTGTAGAAAACCTTACCAAATCTTACGGCATTAAAGTTTTGTTTGAGGATATCTCTTTTCATGTAAATGAAGGAGATAAAATTGCCATCGTTGCCAAAAATGGAAGCGGAAAGTCTACCCTTCTTAAAATTTTAATGGGCAAGGAAATTGCAGACAGCGGAACGGTAAAAATTAATAAAGATATTCAGGTTGTTTTGTTTGATCAGGAAATCGAATTTGATTCTGATCTTACCATCGATGAGTTTATGATGACCTTAGATTCGGCACCTATTCAGGCTCTGAAAAATTATCATCAGTCGCTTCTTTCCACGGATTATGATTTCATTGAAAAAGCTTTGGCAGAAATGGAAATTCACAAAGCCTGGGATCTGGAAAATGAAATGGCACAAATCCTTTCTCAGCTAAAGATCACGGATCTGACGGCGAAAATGGGAACTCTTTCCGGAGGTCAGATCAAGCGTGTGGCACTGGCTAAACTATTGACAGAAACCAGAGCTGAACACCGCCATACTCTATTGATTATGGATGAGCCGACCAACCACCTTGATGTGGAAATGGTAGAATGGCTGGAAAGTTATCTGAGTAAAGCAAAAATCACGTTGATACTTGTAACCCACGACAGATATTTTCTGGATGCGGTTTGTGGAATTATCTGGGAAATGGAAGACAAAAATCTGTATTTCCATAATGGTTCTTACGCCACCTATCTTGAAAACAAAATGATTCGTGAGGATAATATGAATGCAACCATCGACAAAGCCAATAATCTTTACAGAAAAGAGCTTGAGTGGATGCGCAGACAGCCTAAAGCAAGAACAACAAAATCAAAATCCCGACAGGAGGACTTCTACGAAACGGAAAAAATAGCAAAAACCGACACGAGAAAAGAATCTCTGGAACTCGATTTCGAAATGAAAAGACTGGGAAATAAGATCTTAGAACTAAGAAATATTTCTAAAAGTTACGGTGAAAAATTATTATTGAAAGATTTCAGCTACCAGTTCCAGCGAGGTGAAAAAATAGGGATTGTAGGAAAAAATGGCGCCGGGAAATCTACTTTATTAAATATTATCCAAGGGTTTGAACCCAAAGATTCCGGAGAAATAGAAACCGGAGAAACCATCAAATTCGGGTATTTTTCACAAAAAGGACTTAAATATAAAGAAGAGGAAAGAGTCATCGATTTTATCAAAGAAATTTCTGAAAACTTTCCTTTGGCCAATGGAAGAACGATTTCGGCATCACAGTTTTTAAGATTATTCTTATTTGATGACCAAACTCAATATTCGCCCATCTCAAAACTTTCAGGAGGTGAAAAAAGAAGATTACACCTGATGTACATTCTATATCAGAATCCGAACTTCTTAATATGTGATGAGCCTACGAATGACCTGGATCTTCCGACATTGACGGTACTCGAAAATTTCTTATTGAATTTCCAGGGGAGTTTAATTATTGTTTCTCACGACCGATATTTTATGGATCGAATTGTTGACCATATTTTAGCGTTTGAAGGAGAAGGAAAAATCCGGGATTTTATAGGGAATTTCTCAGAATACAGAGAAAATTTAAAATTAGAAGATAAAACACCGAAAGCAGTTGTTGAGAAAAAAGCAGAAGCGCCAGTTCCTAAACCTACGCCAGTTGCTACGCCTCAGGCTCCAAAAAGAAAACTTTCTTTCAAAGAACAGAGAGAATTAGAGACTATTGACAAGGAAATTCCTCAGTTGGAAGAACAACGTGCGAAGATCCTTGAGCAGTTGAACAATGAAACGGATTACGAAAAAATAGCCAAACTTTCAGCTGAATTAGAAGCACTTTCCGAGAAATTGGAAAACCACGAAATGAGATGGCTTGAGCTTCAGGAAATATAATGAATTTAGAGTGAGAGGGTTGTAGAGTAGATAAGTTTGAGGAGTATCCGTATTTTAAATAAATTGTCTGAATTAATTTAATTAAGATACAGCCTCTACAACTCTCCTACTCTAAAACTCTCCCACGCTAATACTTTCAAACTCTATTCAAATGTAATTACCCGCTCGTCTTTCGAACTCGCCCACGCAGCATCAATAATTTTCATATTCAGAATCACTTCTTCTGCCGGTGATGGCAAGTAATATCCGAAAACGATATGCTCATAAATGTTTTGATAATAGTTCATATAATTTCCGGCCTCGCTTGAGGTAAGAATTCTTTCTGTTTCTTTATTTTCATTTAAATAATTCAGGATTCCATCTGCTTCTTTTAAAGGTAACGTCCAATCTTTACCATATTCAGGAACTGCTCCGGCTACCAGTTCATTTTCCTGATTATCTGTTCTTTCCTGTAAAAAACTACCATTGCTTCCATGCAGAACATAGGCGTAATGAGCTTCTTTACTAAACACGGAAGATTTTAACCTCACTCTTAATTCATCTTTATAATACAATAAAATTTCAAAATAATCGTTGGCATATTCAATTCCTTTCATAGAAAAAACATCTGCGAAAAGCTTTTCCGGAAAACCGAATAACTGAACTGCCTGATCTACCAAATGCGCCCCTAAATCGTGAAGAGAACCTGAACCCGTTTCATTTGGATTTTCTTTGTGAGATTTTCCACTTGGCTCGGTACGGAATCTATCAAAACGAATTTCCACTTCTTTAATAGTTCCTAATTTTTGTTCACTGATCACTTTCTGAACCTGAAGATAATCACGGTCAAATCTTCTGTTTTGGTAAACACTTAGAAAAAGACCTTTTTCTTCAGCTAATTTTGCCAACTGCTCTGCTTCTGAAACATTCACGGTGAAAGGTTTTTCCACCACAACGTTCTTTCCTGCCTCCAATGCCATTTTTACATATTCAAAATGAGTCTGAACAGGCGTATTCACCACAACCAGTTCGATATCTGCATGCTGCAACATTTCTTCGACGGAACGAAAAATTTCTGCATCGGGATATTTTTCTTTTGACTCTTCCTTACTTCTTTCTACCACAGCCGACATAAAAAATCCCGGATGTTCTTTTAAAAAGGGAGCATGGAAAACTTTCCCACTCATTCCAAAGGCACAAAGCCCGACTTTTACCAATTGCATAATTTTATTTTTAACAAATATATTTATAATTATTTTTAGCACATCCTTGATGATTCATTTTGGGATATGCATCATACGCAGAACTTTCCCGTTAGAATCTCACGGGATATTTATTTCAGTTCATCCCATTACTTTTACTTTTTTATTAAAAGCGGTAATCAGTACAGTACCTTTAAAGTTAAAACCCTTTACAGAGCCTTTATCAATTTATAATCACTATAATTTCTTTTTATAAAACGGAAGTTGCAAATTTGCATTTTTTAATTTAACCTTTAAAAGCAAAACAATTTACCTATGGATAAGATTAAGGATACGAGAAGTTTTATGAGAATCACCCATCGGTACCTGGGTTATTTTCTCGCGGGTATCATGGCGGTATACGCCATCAGCGGGGTTCTGCTGATCTACAGAGACACCGACTTTCTGAAAAAAGAACAGTCTTATGAAAAAGTAATAGAGAAGAACCTTTCCGAGAAAGAGATCAGCAAAGCGCTAAACATCAAAAACTTTGAAATAGAAAAGCAGGAAGGAGATATTCTTAAATTTAAAGAGGGCACCTATACCCCTTCTACAGGAGAGGCAAAATACACAAAAAAAGAACTTCCTTATCTACTTGACAAAATGGCTAAACTACACAAAGCCAAATCAAAGGACTCTTTGTCACCCTTAAATGCTTTCTTTGGGATTGCCTTATTATTTTTTGTGATTTCCAGCTTTTGGATGTTCAAACCGAAAACCAAAATATTCAAACGAGGAATAATTTTCACCATTTCAGGTATTATTATTTCTATTATTTTATTATTAATATAATTTTGCGAATTTTTTATTTTAAATGTTAAAAAAAACAATTATCAATTTTGTTAAATTTAACATTATTTTAAGAAAATTATCTGAAAATAAAGCTTTTGGCACGCATATTGAATCTCACTAGTTTTAGAATAATAAACATTAATTAATAAAAATTATAAATTATGAAAAAACTAATTCTAGCAGGTATACTAGGAGCAGCAGGATTAACAACTTCCATGAATGCTCAGATTCAAAAAGGAAACTGGATGGTAGGAAGCAGCTTGGTAACAAGTAATTTCGGATTAAATACCGGTGGTGGATATCAGATTAATCTTCAGCCAAAAGGTGCTTATTTCATTGAAGACAACGTAGCTGTTGGGGGATATGTAAATTTAGGTATTGGTAAATCATCAAACACATCAAATACCAGATTTGATTATGGAGTAGGTGCTTTAGGACGTTACTATCTTTCTCCGGGAGAGCAAGGTGTAGACAATTTATTAAACCACGGAAGATGGTTCTTCGAAGGTAATGTAGGTGTTGGTGGTTATTCTATCAGCAAAGGAGGTAACTCTACAACAGGTCTTGACTTTGGGGTAGGTCCTGGTTATTCTTACTTTATTACTCCGAACATCGGTTTAGAAGGTTTAGTAAAATATGCTGGGGTAACAGGTTTCGGGAACACAGGTTTAACGTCTAATATTACATTCAACCTTGGTTTCAGTATTTATTTGCCTACTTCTAAAGCTAAGCAGATTGCTAACGACGTTAAGTAATTTAATTACCTAACCTATATAAAATGAAATCGCCTCGAAAATATTTTCGAGGCGATTTTCTTACAAATTAAAACTAAACTATAAAAAATCAAATAAATCATGTATTGGGTTGGGGCGTATATCGTAGATACGGCTTTATTTCTGTAACCCCTTTTGGGAAAATTTTCCTCGCATCTTCTGTAGAAACCGCAGGGGGAATAATTACATCATCTCCATTTTTCCAGTTCACAGGGGTAGCAATTTTATGTGAATCAACCAACTGAAGAGAGTCCAGAACGCGGATAATCTCGTTGAAATTTCTTCCTGTAGAAGCAGGATATGTAATAATCAGACGAACTTTTTTTTCAGGATCAATAATTAATAATGACCGAACGGTCGCTGTCGCAGAAGCATTCGGATGAATAAAATCATACAATTCTGAAACTTTTCTGTCTTTATCGGCAATAATAGGAAACTGTACATCTGTATTCTGGGTTTCATTAATATCTTTTATCCAGTTTTGATGATCTTCTACACCATCTACACTTAAAGCAATAACTTTGGTTCCTCTTTTATCAAACTCAGATTTTAATTTTGAGGTAAAACCTAATTCTGTTGTACAGACCGGTGTATAATCCGCCGGATGAGAAAATAAAATTCCCCACGAATTGTCTAAATAAGTATAAAAATCAATGTTACCTGCAGATGACTCTGCCTGAAAATTCGGTGCAATATCTCCTAGTTTGATTGACATAATACGTTGTTTTTATTAGTCTACAAATTTAGTAGACTTTTTCTAACTGGCAAAATTTTTGCTGAAAATTTATATATTTAAATAAAAAAAGTTTCAATTCATGGAAAAAGAG
The sequence above is a segment of the Chryseobacterium sp. MYb264 genome. Coding sequences within it:
- a CDS encoding 8-amino-7-oxononanoate synthase; this encodes MSYTLKIYSKTSDLPENWNAIVGNHNIMLSKEYFCVLEVSKPENMECFFFGFFQDDQLIGGALFQYLDFLQHKTFQKNEMLCDMRNFTARQFSKDVMILGNNMLTGQNGFYFDGSKVTIEKMVSLLDEAVCRMQKEIRKTDLVIYKDYQSNFVKYFQDKNHESYFRFSVQPNMMMRLRENWKNFNDYLSDFSKKYRDRAKSAKKKSLGIIKQELSLSDIRKHQHTMNVLYQNVAENAPFNTFFLAENHFEKMKECLNKNFKIFGYFFDDRLVGFYTLILNSKDIDTYFLGYDKEIQKQMQLYLNMLLDMVEFGITQQFSRIIFGRTALEIKSTIGAEPFEIFGLIKHNNCAINPFMKNIFPSLSPKIEWIQRKPFK
- a CDS encoding DUF1761 domain-containing protein → MMQINYWAIFVAALVPLIMGFIWYHPKIFGRIWMEESGLTEEKMKGSMIGVFVFSVILSLLMGLFLQFVTIHQFGALGMVGGDELNANDSYHAFMKDYKMAYRSFGHGALHSFMAGFLFVFPMTAINAMFERKSWRYTMINSAYWTITITIMGGIICGWYAVDGFHWVTQK
- a CDS encoding ABC-F family ATP-binding cassette domain-containing protein, whose amino-acid sequence is MNYVSVENLTKSYGIKVLFEDISFHVNEGDKIAIVAKNGSGKSTLLKILMGKEIADSGTVKINKDIQVVLFDQEIEFDSDLTIDEFMMTLDSAPIQALKNYHQSLLSTDYDFIEKALAEMEIHKAWDLENEMAQILSQLKITDLTAKMGTLSGGQIKRVALAKLLTETRAEHRHTLLIMDEPTNHLDVEMVEWLESYLSKAKITLILVTHDRYFLDAVCGIIWEMEDKNLYFHNGSYATYLENKMIREDNMNATIDKANNLYRKELEWMRRQPKARTTKSKSRQEDFYETEKIAKTDTRKESLELDFEMKRLGNKILELRNISKSYGEKLLLKDFSYQFQRGEKIGIVGKNGAGKSTLLNIIQGFEPKDSGEIETGETIKFGYFSQKGLKYKEEERVIDFIKEISENFPLANGRTISASQFLRLFLFDDQTQYSPISKLSGGEKRRLHLMYILYQNPNFLICDEPTNDLDLPTLTVLENFLLNFQGSLIIVSHDRYFMDRIVDHILAFEGEGKIRDFIGNFSEYRENLKLEDKTPKAVVEKKAEAPVPKPTPVATPQAPKRKLSFKEQRELETIDKEIPQLEEQRAKILEQLNNETDYEKIAKLSAELEALSEKLENHEMRWLELQEI
- a CDS encoding Gfo/Idh/MocA family oxidoreductase; this translates as MQLVKVGLCAFGMSGKVFHAPFLKEHPGFFMSAVVERSKEESKEKYPDAEIFRSVEEMLQHADIELVVVNTPVQTHFEYVKMALEAGKNVVVEKPFTVNVSEAEQLAKLAEEKGLFLSVYQNRRFDRDYLQVQKVISEQKLGTIKEVEIRFDRFRTEPSGKSHKENPNETGSGSLHDLGAHLVDQAVQLFGFPEKLFADVFSMKGIEYANDYFEILLYYKDELRVRLKSSVFSKEAHYAYVLHGSNGSFLQERTDNQENELVAGAVPEYGKDWTLPLKEADGILNYLNENKETERILTSSEAGNYMNYYQNIYEHIVFGYYLPSPAEEVILNMKIIDAAWASSKDERVITFE
- a CDS encoding peroxiredoxin — encoded protein: MSIKLGDIAPNFQAESSAGNIDFYTYLDNSWGILFSHPADYTPVCTTELGFTSKLKSEFDKRGTKVIALSVDGVEDHQNWIKDINETQNTDVQFPIIADKDRKVSELYDFIHPNASATATVRSLLIIDPEKKVRLIITYPASTGRNFNEIIRVLDSLQLVDSHKIATPVNWKNGDDVIIPPAVSTEDARKIFPKGVTEIKPYLRYTPQPNT